The genome window ACGCTGTAATTCCCTACGCTTTGCCGTTAAAGACTTTTTCGATTTTGAACGTCCCGACCAGGAACCCGCCATGGTAATGATGAACCCACCCTATGGTGAACGCCTTCAAAGTGAAACCGACCTAAATGCATTTTACAAGGCCATTGGCGACGAATTCAAGAAAAAATTCAACAATTGCGATGCCTGGGTTATTTCATCCAATATGGAAGCGTTAAAAAGTGTGGGACTCAAAGCCAGTGAAAAATATGCCCTGTTTAATGGTCCGCTAGAATGCTCCTTCCGCCATTTTGAGCTTTATGAGGGTAGTAAAAAATCCAATTAATTTGATTATACTTGTACGTATAGCCTAAGCCATTTGAGTTCTATTCTGCGGAAAATATTATCGAACGCAACCGCCCGGATCTTAATCCTGGTGTTTGGTGCTATTATCGGAATTACGGTTTACTTTCTGGTGACCGGTTATTACACGCAATTGAAACTTTACGAAGAAGGAGAAGTCAGAAAATTATCCGGAATAGCCAATACGCTTTCGAATCAAATTGACGGCGATGCACACGAAATTCTTTACCGTCAGTATCCACTGAAAGACCAGCTCACAACCGTTCATTCGGATATGGTTTACAAGGAATTTCATGACATCTTAAGAAAGGCCTATATCACCAATGGACTGGAAACACCCATTTACACGATGGTTTATGTTCCGGAAGAAGATATTTTTCACTTTGTGATCCATTCAGATTCCATTTACTGGAGACATCCCTGGGAAAAATTTTCGCCGATTCACGTTCAGCAATACGAAAAAGGTGGAGTAATTCTTCCCTATGAAGATGAAAACGGTACCTGGTTATCTGCTTTTGCACCGATAAAGGATCATAATGGTAAAGTGGTGGCGGCTGTTCAGGTAGATTCTAAATTTGATGCATTTATTCAGAAAACCAGAAAAGAAATCGGAATTCGGGCAGCTATTTCTATTTTCCTGATCAGTTTATTGGGATTCTTTTTATTCCGTTCCATTCGTTCTATTCTAGCCAAAGAGGAACAACTTACCCGAGAGATCATTGAGAGTCACGCCATCATTGAAGCTAAAAACAAAGACATCACCGATAGTATTCAATACGCAAAACGAATACAGGAAGCCATTTTACCTTCCATTACCCACATCCGCAAAGAACTAAACGACTCCTTCGTTTTGTTTTTACCACGCGATATAGTTAGTGGCGATTTTTACTGGTACACCGAAATAAAAGACCGTGTTTTTATTGCTGCTGTCGATTGTACGGGACATGGTGTTCCGGGTGCGTTTATGAGTATGATCGGTAATACCTTACTGAATGAAATCATCAATCAGAAAGAAATTTTTGATCCGGGAAAAATTCTGGATACGCTCGACGAAGGAATAAAGGTAGCCTTGCGCCAAAGGGAAGATGACCGCGAAACCAGAGACGGAATGGATTTGGCATTGGTTTCGTTCTGCAAACATTTTAAAGACCTCAAATTCTCCGGAGCTTTCCGTCCGCTCATTCACATTCGTGACGAAGAACTTTCGGAAATTAAAGCAAACCGTTTTCCAATTGGAGGAGGTTCTGCCTATGAAAAAACAAAATTCACCACCACAACCGTTGATTTACAACCGGGCGATTTAATTTATCTGTTCTCGGATGGATATCCGGATCAAATTGGTGGCGATAAGGATAAAAAATTCATGACCAAGCGATTTAAAGATTTGATCATGCAGCATCGTCACCTCCCCATGGCAGAACAGGAACAATACTTCCGCAATGCATTGGCCGATTGGCAGGGAGAACACGAACAGATGGATGATATTTTGGTGATTGGAATACGTGTGCCTAAGGTTTAAGTGATGCGCCCTTTTTTAATTCTGGTATTTCTGTTTAGTGGTGTTGTTTCAAATGGACAAGGCCTTAGTTTACATTTTTCGGAAATACTTTATGATTTCGGATACATTAAAGAATCCGAAGGAAAAGTCTATCACCAATTCATCTTCGTTAACAACGAAAAAGAAAAAATAGAAATCAAAGAAGTCCGTTCTTCATGCGGATGTATGATTCCAAAAGCTTCCGGTAAAGTTTTAGAAGCGGGAGAAAAAGGATTTATCGAAGTAGAATACGATCCAAGCGGAAGACCCGGAAAATTCATTAAATCGGTCGAGATTCTTGCCGCTACGAAATCTAAAGGCGAACAAACTTTTTTCCTCAATATTAAAGGGGTTGTCATTGAGAAAGAAATTCTCCCTGCCTATAATGAAGGCTGGAAAAAAACAGTGCTGCAGATTAAACCCTTTAATGCTCCCATCATTTCAGGAAGTGATTTTCGCTTTTTAAATGATGGCCGATTACAAGATTTCGTCAACGATATCACTTACGAAATTGACTTAACCGGATTTACCACTGTTAAACTTGAATTGTTTGTTCGCAAAGGTGAATACGATAAAGAAACAGCGGAAGATTTGTTTTTACCCATTAAAAAATTCCTGATTACCGAATTAAAACGGAGAAATTATTCTCCCAATCAAATCGGATTTGCCGATAATCACTTTGTGATTTCAGAGCAGATTCCGGAAAATGTATTGGGAATTATCAAAATCTCTTCCCTCGATTTTAATAACGATAAAATTCCGGAGTCCGGTTTTCTGCAGGTGAATGAAAATCCACTGGAAATGTTTCGCAAAAATGAAAAGCTAAATGCCTCCAACGATTCACTTGGTTCTTTACGTTTGGGAAACAAACTATATCGCCAAAATAACCTTCAGGCCATTGCCACCGGAAAAGCTGAATTTGAACAATTCATGAGCCCTGTTATCCGGCAAGTACTTACCGATGGTTATGCACAAATCGGAATTCGTTTGGAAAGTAAAATAACCGGAAACACGACTTCTGCCGAATTAAAACTGCTCCAGAAAAAGGTCATCGCCTTTGAAAAACAAATTGTAAAATACGCCGAAGAAAACGGAATTGCTGCAGAGAAAATTCACTTTAGTGTGCCGACTTTAATTGTGACCGGAGCAACCGAAAAAGTTGAAAGTAAATTGCTCTTACAACAACTTCCCATTTTATCGC of Flavobacteriales bacterium contains these proteins:
- a CDS encoding SpoIIE family protein phosphatase, with product MSSILRKILSNATARILILVFGAIIGITVYFLVTGYYTQLKLYEEGEVRKLSGIANTLSNQIDGDAHEILYRQYPLKDQLTTVHSDMVYKEFHDILRKAYITNGLETPIYTMVYVPEEDIFHFVIHSDSIYWRHPWEKFSPIHVQQYEKGGVILPYEDENGTWLSAFAPIKDHNGKVVAAVQVDSKFDAFIQKTRKEIGIRAAISIFLISLLGFFLFRSIRSILAKEEQLTREIIESHAIIEAKNKDITDSIQYAKRIQEAILPSITHIRKELNDSFVLFLPRDIVSGDFYWYTEIKDRVFIAAVDCTGHGVPGAFMSMIGNTLLNEIINQKEIFDPGKILDTLDEGIKVALRQREDDRETRDGMDLALVSFCKHFKDLKFSGAFRPLIHIRDEELSEIKANRFPIGGGSAYEKTKFTTTTVDLQPGDLIYLFSDGYPDQIGGDKDKKFMTKRFKDLIMQHRHLPMAEQEQYFRNALADWQGEHEQMDDILVIGIRVPKV
- a CDS encoding DUF1573 domain-containing protein: MRPFLILVFLFSGVVSNGQGLSLHFSEILYDFGYIKESEGKVYHQFIFVNNEKEKIEIKEVRSSCGCMIPKASGKVLEAGEKGFIEVEYDPSGRPGKFIKSVEILAATKSKGEQTFFLNIKGVVIEKEILPAYNEGWKKTVLQIKPFNAPIISGSDFRFLNDGRLQDFVNDITYEIDLTGFTTVKLELFVRKGEYDKETAEDLFLPIKKFLITELKRRNYSPNQIGFADNHFVISEQIPENVLGIIKISSLDFNNDKIPESGFLQVNENPLEMFRKNEKLNASNDSLGSLRLGNKLYRQNNLQAIATGKAEFEQFMSPVIRQVLTDGYAQIGIRLESKITGNTTSAELKLLQKKVIAFEKQIVKYAEENGIAAEKIHFSVPTLIVTGATEKVESKLLLQQLPILSPEEWFDPQDLLNGKNDTLRYRTPIGEKGIQFRPPLQDLPTYQQFIPYGTYRLDSARNDYKMWKTVIRNELMKGKKIRFLIESSASNSPTYSKYDNNYVARRRAKEL